A window of Pantanalinema sp. contains these coding sequences:
- a CDS encoding DUF2306 domain-containing protein, with product MRHIICSLIYSVLGAFQFSPGILSRKPKWHRVVGKVLVFSGLVVALSGIWMTLIYPIAKPEGVAKFDSLSLNVIRLLVGAAMAWFIVLGHAAIRKRNISHHRAWMIRSYALGLGAGTQVFTHIPWFMFPSIHGESARTLFMAAGWGINLAVAEWLIAREKRKQLG from the coding sequence GTGCGGCACATCATCTGCTCCCTGATCTATTCCGTCCTGGGAGCATTTCAATTCTCTCCCGGCATCCTCAGCCGCAAGCCCAAGTGGCACCGCGTGGTCGGAAAGGTACTCGTCTTTTCCGGATTAGTCGTGGCGCTATCAGGGATCTGGATGACTCTGATCTATCCGATTGCAAAACCTGAGGGAGTCGCCAAATTTGACAGTCTGAGCCTGAATGTCATCCGGCTTCTGGTAGGTGCGGCCATGGCATGGTTCATCGTTCTCGGCCACGCTGCAATTCGGAAGCGCAATATCTCTCACCACCGTGCCTGGATGATCCGCAGCTACGCCCTGGGCCTTGGCGCCGGTACTCAGGTCTTTACCCACATCCCTTGGTTCATGTTCCCGAGTATCCATGGTGAGTCGGCAAGAACCCTCTTTATGGCAGCAGGCTGGGGTATCAACCTGGCAGTGGCCGAGTGGTTGATTGCGCGTGAAAAGCGCAAGCAACTAGGCTGA